Below is a genomic region from Henckelia pumila isolate YLH828 chromosome 3, ASM3356847v2, whole genome shotgun sequence.
ttttggaaatttcaggggctaaagtgcaaaatagggattttatatattatcttgtctTGAGCGGTTGACTTGGTCTTCATTCACTTCTCTCCTTCTTCCTCCTTAAGCtgtttcctccattgaagaagcCATCAAGATCTTCAAGcttttgatttccgggtttcgctctatccgtccgatagaaattaaatttgaaggcATATTCACGATCACGACATCAAAGGCTttgttataccgtaagtatttcttcgatcggatctattttatttttcggatgtttttagaatcgtaTGATTTTCGGATATGTCGTATATAAGATAGCATGTATCGTTATTTTGAAGACGGATCGGGACAAAATGacgattggatttgttatgatttttttaggGTTTTATGAAATTGGGGGTTTGGAGATTTGTTGTTTTTGGATCATTTtaattgagattgagattgatatGAGATATTTATGATTTATATGCTGAGTTGTGATTTCTCGGTTGATCAAAATATAgctgttacgccgccggtttgagttttttattttggtcggtttgaattgattgagttgTTTTCCGTTGAAGTTGAACgttaatttcaatccttttaTCGCTCATTTATAGATTGGGTTGAAGGCCGTCGAGCTTCTAGATTGCGGACTTTTTTTTGGTTAGAGATtgaagccggtatagtatcgttTTGTTATTGATGATTGTTTGGGTTcgaatgaatttttgaaatggGTTTATCCTTTCTTATCCAGATTTGGAGCTTATGAATCATCGAGAAAGGTAAACGACGACATCGATTATAATGGGATGGAATACTCGAGTTCGGATTGAATATCGAGTccctaaaccacatacttttatgtttatatgtttgATTTAGAATGTGAACATATTGTTTATATGACATTCATTCATCTATCTCTCGGGCCGGATAAGAACAACGAGAAGTTTGGATTAGTGtatcaagatcggatacgaatcttgatgtcAGGATCGGATATGAATCTCGATGATAGAAGAAATTCAcgaaaacatgcattgcatattatttatatcatgattgATATATGAACTTTGCTTATGTGCTTACGTCtctttactgggaattattctcaccggtttatccggctgttgttttgttttgtatgtgtgcatgacaacaggtggggcaggatcgagccAGAGATCACATGGTTAGGTGTTGAGatgatagagtgaggacttggatttggttttaggagttgaattgtatttcaaactcttgtttTGGAATTGTATAAATAGAaccgaagcatgttctactagatcGAATGTATGTATAACTCTAAGACTACATGTATTATTTTGATGAGATTGaggttgtaatgcatgatttatgTTTTGTTGTAATTGGGAGTTGTATTCCATGAATTTTGTTCTGAAATGCCTTGAGTTTTTCTGGTGTAGCATGTCACGAACCCCGTGCCTACATCCGTGTAGGGGTCCGTGCACCCTCGCATTTCAAGAATGTTTGTTTTTGTTCATGCACGAACCCCGTGCCCTTTCTGTGTAAGGGTGCGTGTAAGCTGACAGAGATTTCGACTTTTAGTGTATTTTGTGTGCAATGACCCTTAACCGGAGGTGTCACGGGGTCCATGTCCTCTTcaggttaatgcacggacccgtgcACGGATGGCTGAACTTCTTATTTGTTTCACATTATGCTATTTACTGTCATTATGTCATTGTCATCTGCTCAGTGTctgttttctttatttatcaAGTCAGCTATCTGTCTGAACTTCTTATATTTGAGATTCTATTATCAATAAAACAATATTTCTCTTACTCTTCGAATTGGACTTCCATTATTTAACTATCCTCTCTCATTGTTATCTTTCTGCAACTATCAATCTATTCTTAGAAAACTCTCGTGCATTTGTAGGAAATGGAAAGATGATCAAGACAAGGTCGCAACCCCCGTTACAATCGCAACCATGaagacaacaacaacaataacaatgggaatccacctccacctccacctccaccttcACCACCGGGAGTCAATCTCAGCCAAGAAGATATGATGGCAATAGCTACGATAGTGGCTACCGCCCTCCAAGGTTTGGTCGGGACTCATTCGCCACCGCCGCCACCTCCTGCTCAACATGAGACTAAGTATCACTATGAGTCCCTTAGGAAGAACAAGGCACCGACCTTAGATGGGAGCTCTGATCCGAAAGTAGGTTAGAACTGGCTCAAAAACATGGAAACTCATCTCCGGTTACTTGAAATTTTGGAAGGAGTTAAGGTCGATGTAGTGACACCATTCTTGGAGGACAAAGAGAGAAAGTGGTGGGAGGATATTTCACCAGCAATGATGACAATAGGGCCGATTACATGGCAGCGATTCCGGGATGCTTTTCTGAAGAATTATTTCCCGGCAGAAATCAAATTGCAAAAGTTGAACGAGTTTGAGAACTTTGTCCAAACCCCAGAGATGTCGATGATGGAATACACATCCAAGTTCAACTCCCTTGGAACCTATGTACCGACCATCATGGCTGATGACACTCTAAAAATTCACCGTTACAAGAAGGGACTTAACATTAGGATCCAGTTAGCCTTGGCAGTTTATCAAGCCACGACTTTTGTTGATCTAATGGGAGCAGCCATTAGAGCCGAGACTGATATCAAATGGCATGAGGACGAGCACAGCAATAAAAGACCCCTCTCGGGCTCAACCAACCAAAGTGGTCAGAAATTAAAGAGGCCAAATCAATCTAGTGGCCCATCCAAGGGTTTCATTCCGACTGACGCAGCAATTAAGCTATGCCCCATTTGCAACTTTCGCCACCCAGGTGAATGTCGTAGAACCTCCGGTGCGTGTTTTAACTGTGAAAAGATGGGACACCGCATTGCTGATTGCCCCGAGCCTAAGAAGGTGGGAATGAGATCAAACATTAACGCCACCCCAGGAAAGCCAAAAGATAACAAACCCCATGCTCGGGTGTTTGCCATCACTCAAGAGGAAGCTGatgatgaaagagtgggtgcccgattagccaacttgtggctaagggcttttatgactctatgtaaaacaatcttttgtttaatataatttacacttttataatgacattgactttatctttcttcataatgttatattatgatatactattgttgttttgataaagaccttgaatatactatagtgtatgtaagatgtggtagcacatggggatggctatcatgaaacacatcttatagtcactgtatattctaaactgttcctagtcaattgagccgtctgcaaataaggataaggatctcttgagattgagactagcatttgcgatgccgagtaccacgtttcattggtatggaacatagagatgttcaaagcatgcaaatggatattcatatgatgaatgatcgaactaccctattcggactttccaagtggttatcacttatcgagtggataaagtccgcggttttggttgtacaccattagtccttattacttgaaacatcattgagactctatatgctagtactgtactttgactcgtttaccgactctattggggtcatcaggtgtcgggattgggtacagttacgacacatataggagtcgatactttgttgtcaaggattcatcacatacttgcgagtgtggatatcctatgcaatctgaggagatattagtgtgacgaatctctggccagagtacatgatgtgttttaggttaatgggttatcctagtaacacatgcgatgtcactaatagatatccaagatgttatgcatagttatcgaatctcgaacgactctcgatataccaatggttgttgattcgatcgggatatatggttgaagggaccgtactgtacgctaaccaaaatctactggttcttgcaggcactatcagtaatacctagggaatcatggggcgatgttgctaggcgctcttaccatgattcgatgggtaagtcggaaattgttgttccgagtcacaaggagttgtgagcccacggctagctgtattcctgaaccattgagggttacacaagtaatggattactaaaaccccgtagagatagttaaatttaaagagttaaatttaatgaaagagaagttggacttcttaactaaagggagtggaatttcctaaaatgacatagggatggacatttttgaaaattactgaattcggattcagaaaaattatcttgactctaaaagatgcagaaatggtttctgtgcacattggtgaaatcattttatcaatcggagtcacgatgaattttatattaatttctacaaCAACAGGCttgacttgttgggcttaagttatggtttgtgggctttaagaagttagagtcctgatacaattataactagaaattaacTATAAATAGggctgcagtgttcgaaaatttggtgtgattttcagtcttgaattttcgaaaatcagtctagattattcaagaggattttcgaaatcctctgtccctttcggagaaaattcggcttgtaatttttatgaaaaattacaatctgaattaacagatcatatctgtttattctctacgcaaacttctgattgatttttagtgcagtcaatcagagggttttgttttctattcgtggacctgattgaagaaacgttcgttcatcagttccggggatatacaacaagaacagattaaattctgttggtgtccataatctcgcttcgagattttaaggtaaaatatttaattgtgattatttattttatttacacaaatttaatcgtaaaagttttgatactcagatatgaaatcgttccatattaataaaataaaatttttaaacttccgctgcaccgggtatcaattctaattgatctgaacaccgatttccaacagtggtatcagagccaggttgctcagatcaaacgattaaattaatcgattgtacaaaatttttaagcctcggtttttgaaacaaaacaaattttttaaaatcaaaattttgacgggcaaaacacgggcagcgcacggcgctacCCAGGGCAgggatcgtcgctgcccaatgggcagcgacgggctgcccgggattgtcccgggcagcccggaaaattaaaattttattttttaaaaaattttgaatttttgaaattctagtgtttgatccgatcaaaaattgtttttgattagatcacgaggcatcggatcgaattgttcgagtccgaaatttttaaaattgattttggataaatttgaatttttggaaaatttataaattttatccgttaaattagattttataaaattaattattttggtacatttgatgataagatatgatcttatggatggataagataaaatatgattttatcttttaattatgatgcctttgcatgtttatccaattatttaattattgaattaattaatggataaaggatgatcgattgccatgtccaatgttttaggtgcatgttaggtgatttacatttgtcttattgttgttggtgtttattaattggcttggtttatagcccaatatgattgtcatatgtaataaaagtgggcctggtttgtggcccgttcccacccctaaaaatgtatcccatatttgtcatcgaaatttattgtaaatttattagacttagtgggagacaaagatttgaagaaatggtgggcccagcagacaatgaagaccgaagaaatgtaaattggaagcacaatgtaataggattgcattgcatacttgcatatcacctaggattggacttagactcgtgattggcaaccacgggtcgattagttaatgagatcgatcatccttaaataatatatgatattattgatgtatgcatgtttagactaaattgtatgaatcccgcaagcatacataaattgcatgatgagacaaattttcaaaattaaaaatccatcattttaaatatgatttaaaattgatatcaagattaataaaaagggaatttaaatattgtttaaatattcctaccttccatcaacgatcaatgtatgagatgctacccgcggatacggtccggctcatattattgggggggcccgttcgtcggaaagctgtacattggatcgacacatgttgtaagttgggtggaactcccatgggattggctcatattattgggggatccacatggcgaccgtccatcacaacttaatatagatgggttatcttgacatgtcacaataaacggcgtcatattattgggcccttattggacatgaggtaaaaacatgggggttactttggaagtaattgggctctaccttttgaaaattatggttggctgatattattcgggatcatgatttgtcaattggactccatgttctcactaaggaaaaagttttccattttcactagagggtagtgaaatcgttaaaatagtgggagtgtaattcataaaataaaatttgccatattttatgtcttagtaaattaattaaacaatcattgattattgtctgtttcctttttagtatactattacaatgacttctcgcaatccactgttttcaattctcgaacaaaacaaattgactggcgcaaactatacggaatggttccgtaagttgaaaattattcttacttcggaaaaagctttctacgtgttagagaagccgcctccgaaggaagccccggctaatacaagtccggaagagttggccaaacttgatttatggtgggaccatgatatcaaggccaaatgctacatgcaggcttcgatgtctgatgagcttcaaaggagattcgaggatgccgttaatgctgctgacattcacaagaacctcaaggaactctttggagctcagtcaaggtcggagaggtatgccaccgtcagagagctcatgacgagccgcatgcaagatgggacttcggtccgtgagcatggtgtgcacatgattgggctcattgaaaagttggtaacactcgacttgactttggagcatgaacttagcgtggacttgttgcttctatcacttccttcatcgtttgacggttttgtgatgaacttcaatatgaacaagatagaggccacccttgaagagatggtcaatatgcttgtcacatatgaagccacactaaagaaggataaaccggtactcttggttggctcctcttctaactctaagaaaggaccaagtggaaagggtaagaaatgttctgccccgcccaagaagattgtaccaaataagaagggaaaggccaaggcttcaattgggataaaagatgaaaacgtttgccattactgcaagaaacccggtcattggaaacgtaactacaa
It encodes:
- the LOC140889487 gene encoding uncharacterized protein translates to METHLRLLEILEGVKVDVVTPFLEDKERKWWEDISPAMMTIGPITWQRFRDAFLKNYFPAEIKLQKLNEFENFVQTPEMSMMEYTSKFNSLGTYVPTIMADDTLKIHRYKKGLNIRIQLALAVYQATTFVDLMGAAIRAETDIKWHEDEHSNKRPLSGSTNQSGQKLKRPNQSSGPSKGFIPTDAAIKLCPICNFRHPGECRRTSGACFNCEKMGHRIADCPEPKKVGMRSNINATPGKPKDNKPHARVFAITQEEADDERVDDANDVVPGTILINQFPAYVLFDCGATHSFISKRFSKNLRLEPEMLVEPYRVATPTSKTIESRMVHRNFNICINKHTFKAILIELNMVEFDAILGMDWLAENHALVDFREKNVKLSVPNKKEVVFQGKEKGHKSLLSASQAWKSMKNDREVEFEINFVPDVVPISKVPYRMAPAELKDLKDQLQELLDKKQIRPSASPWGAPVLLVKKKDGSMRLCIDYRELNKITIKNKYPLPRIDDLSVNSKEQQYSPSLTFDQGTTS